A genomic stretch from Pyxidicoccus xibeiensis includes:
- a CDS encoding LysM domain-containing protein, protein MLERRLRQLAQDDSNLRTLSTLVQAHAPLGLHASRSSEDVVRQAATLLSFGHLRLALAPPPARFGAPAFREDVAKHEPPVTPEEDVTLRLQVVDDASDGPISGIKLLIRFADESEKEATTDADGNVNMEKVPKGAFNVLSLVDGATLSNSVAMVRTGGPWSGQKPSKAGAKSKATSQRVLVKVTEHRVIDGENLDSVAEMYGLTADALAQFNWGTTDPDQVQQRLEVSVGCTRKDEGGRFVFSRDDDPGILYVPRPVALTGLAVDQSHILRVKRARKPQPFSFSV, encoded by the coding sequence ATGCTGGAGCGGCGGCTGCGGCAGCTGGCCCAGGACGACTCCAACCTCCGCACCCTGAGCACGCTGGTCCAGGCCCACGCGCCCCTGGGGCTGCATGCGTCGCGCTCGTCCGAGGACGTGGTGAGGCAGGCCGCCACCCTGCTCTCCTTCGGGCACCTGCGGCTGGCCCTGGCGCCGCCGCCCGCGCGATTCGGTGCGCCCGCCTTCCGCGAGGACGTTGCGAAGCACGAGCCGCCCGTGACGCCCGAGGAGGACGTCACGCTGCGGCTGCAGGTGGTGGACGACGCCTCCGACGGCCCCATCTCCGGCATCAAGCTCCTCATCCGCTTCGCCGACGAGTCGGAGAAGGAGGCCACCACCGACGCGGATGGCAACGTCAACATGGAGAAGGTGCCGAAGGGGGCCTTCAACGTGCTGTCCCTCGTCGACGGCGCCACGCTGAGCAACAGCGTGGCCATGGTGCGCACCGGTGGCCCCTGGTCCGGCCAGAAGCCCTCGAAGGCAGGCGCGAAGTCGAAGGCGACGTCGCAGCGCGTGCTGGTGAAGGTGACCGAGCACCGCGTCATCGACGGCGAGAACCTGGACAGCGTCGCGGAGATGTATGGCCTCACGGCCGATGCGCTCGCTCAGTTCAACTGGGGGACGACGGACCCGGACCAGGTCCAGCAGCGGCTGGAGGTCTCCGTGGGCTGCACCCGCAAGGACGAGGGCGGCAGGTTCGTGTTCAGCCGCGATGACGACCCCGGCATCCTCTACGTCCCCCGCCCTGTCGCGCTGACCGGGCTGGCGGTGGACCAGAGCCACATCCTCCGCGTGAAGCGGGCCCGCAAGCCCCAGCCCTTCAGCTTCTCCGTCTGA
- a CDS encoding serine/threonine-protein kinase — MRARMSMQGGAGDDPDRGRRIGKYEILTRLSMGGMAELFLAFTSGPGGFRKFVAVKQILPDIKKDDQFVKMFLDEARITAAFSHANIGQVFDLGEEGGELYLAMEFLPGQNLEQVVKAASRQGYALPMGFIGRVIRDACLGLHYAHHFTDPSGRPAVVVHRDVSPKNVMLTYDGVVKVIDFGIAKARGRLGRTQVGTVKGTSGYMSPEQVRNTALDGRSDLFSVGVMLHELLAGQRLFNGPHEAAVMLQIVEGDIPSPRSLNPEVPEALEAVAMRALARDAAQRFTSGREMARAIEAALGPELFDEDGITAVMGDLFAEKRQKTRTLLELASSAEDARVSEVAGALQQDDGGDSSPTSQVPAQRTRAAAATRAGSGPKPVPQRRPTETAAVATRVSTGSAPKPVPQRRPTETGVSASRTPRPTQGGEQVSRTPRPRPPPRQEAVEPEPDSLLDEPSDLATQRFRSRPPRPGAEGARTPGRPPRPATSRRSDTPVELPAARPASRWVGRLVLLAILGGLGWLSTLPAVRAQFVPAFESARAWVKAEMDPPPAVDPATNAPWPPPQKSGPPPGFPRGVEAPAPVAAAPEALAPEVAPPADAPDTASAGTEAPPEQKGTRTASAGTVPARKGKEGSSPANWASGSRTSGEEGKPAKRTKVKAEPETPAAEPVTTVTQNPEGMGEVLDTSTPKGAAKAGLGWITLHTVPRAAVFDGSTSLGTTPLLKFPLPVGTYRLRVVDPTDTESASRLLSAPIRPGEVTKIQIRLADLPLYKE; from the coding sequence ATGCGCGCCAGAATGTCCATGCAGGGTGGCGCCGGAGATGATCCCGACCGGGGGCGGCGCATCGGAAAATACGAGATTCTCACCCGCCTCTCCATGGGAGGCATGGCGGAGCTGTTCCTCGCCTTCACCTCGGGACCGGGTGGCTTCCGCAAGTTCGTGGCGGTGAAGCAGATCCTCCCGGACATCAAGAAGGACGACCAGTTCGTCAAGATGTTCCTGGACGAGGCGCGCATCACTGCGGCCTTCTCGCACGCGAACATCGGACAGGTGTTCGACCTGGGCGAGGAGGGCGGCGAGCTGTACCTCGCCATGGAGTTCCTGCCCGGGCAGAACCTCGAGCAGGTGGTGAAGGCCGCATCCCGGCAGGGCTACGCGCTGCCCATGGGCTTCATCGGGCGGGTGATTCGCGATGCCTGCCTGGGGCTGCACTACGCGCACCACTTCACGGACCCGTCGGGCCGTCCCGCGGTGGTGGTGCACCGGGACGTGTCGCCGAAGAACGTGATGCTCACCTACGACGGCGTCGTGAAGGTGATCGACTTCGGCATCGCCAAGGCGCGCGGGCGGCTGGGGCGCACCCAGGTGGGCACGGTGAAGGGGACCAGCGGCTACATGTCCCCGGAGCAGGTGCGCAACACGGCTCTGGACGGCCGCAGTGACTTGTTCTCCGTGGGCGTGATGCTGCACGAGCTGCTCGCCGGGCAGCGGCTGTTCAACGGCCCGCACGAGGCCGCGGTGATGCTGCAGATCGTGGAGGGCGACATCCCGTCCCCGCGGTCGCTGAACCCCGAGGTGCCCGAGGCCCTGGAGGCGGTGGCGATGCGCGCGCTGGCACGCGACGCGGCCCAGCGCTTCACCAGCGGCCGGGAGATGGCGCGCGCCATCGAGGCCGCGCTCGGCCCGGAGCTCTTCGACGAGGACGGCATCACCGCGGTGATGGGCGACCTGTTCGCGGAGAAGCGGCAGAAGACCCGCACCCTCCTGGAGCTGGCCAGCAGCGCGGAGGACGCGCGCGTCAGCGAGGTCGCCGGTGCGCTCCAGCAGGACGACGGCGGGGACTCCTCGCCCACCTCGCAGGTGCCGGCCCAGCGCACCCGCGCCGCCGCGGCCACGCGCGCCGGCAGCGGCCCCAAGCCCGTGCCCCAGCGCCGTCCGACGGAGACGGCCGCCGTCGCCACGCGTGTCTCCACCGGCAGCGCCCCCAAGCCCGTGCCCCAGCGCCGCCCCACCGAGACGGGCGTGTCCGCCTCGCGCACGCCCCGGCCCACACAGGGCGGGGAGCAGGTCTCGCGCACGCCCCGGCCCCGGCCTCCGCCCCGGCAGGAGGCCGTCGAGCCCGAGCCCGACTCGCTGCTCGACGAGCCGAGCGACCTGGCCACGCAGCGCTTCCGCTCGCGGCCTCCGCGCCCTGGCGCGGAAGGGGCGCGCACCCCGGGGCGCCCGCCGCGTCCGGCCACGTCCCGCCGGTCCGACACCCCCGTGGAGCTTCCCGCCGCGCGCCCGGCGTCCCGCTGGGTGGGGCGGCTCGTCCTGCTCGCGATTCTGGGCGGGCTGGGCTGGCTGTCGACGCTCCCTGCCGTGCGCGCGCAGTTCGTCCCCGCATTTGAGTCCGCGAGGGCCTGGGTGAAGGCGGAGATGGACCCCCCGCCCGCGGTGGACCCCGCCACCAACGCCCCCTGGCCTCCGCCGCAGAAGTCGGGCCCGCCGCCGGGCTTCCCGCGTGGCGTGGAGGCCCCGGCGCCCGTCGCGGCCGCCCCCGAAGCCCTGGCTCCGGAGGTCGCGCCCCCGGCCGATGCCCCCGACACGGCGTCGGCCGGCACCGAAGCGCCGCCGGAGCAGAAGGGGACCCGGACGGCCTCGGCTGGCACCGTGCCCGCACGCAAGGGCAAGGAGGGCAGCTCGCCCGCCAACTGGGCGTCCGGGTCGCGGACTTCCGGCGAAGAGGGCAAGCCGGCGAAGCGCACCAAGGTGAAGGCGGAGCCGGAGACGCCGGCCGCGGAGCCCGTCACCACCGTGACGCAGAACCCGGAGGGGATGGGCGAGGTGCTGGACACCAGCACCCCCAAGGGCGCGGCGAAGGCGGGGCTCGGGTGGATAACGCTCCACACCGTGCCTCGCGCGGCGGTGTTCGACGGGTCCACCTCGCTGGGCACCACGCCGCTGTTGAAGTTCCCCCTGCCGGTGGGCACCTACCGCCTGCGGGTGGTGGACCCCACGGACACGGAGTCGGCGAGCAGGCTCCTGTCCGCTCCCATCCGCCCCGGCGAGGTGACGAAAATCCAGATTCGACTGGCGGACCTCCCTCTGTACAAGGAGTGA
- the glyQ gene encoding glycine--tRNA ligase subunit alpha: MYFQDLIFTLQKHWADLGCINTQPYDLEVGAGTMAPYTFLRALGPEPWNVAYVQPSRRPADGRFGENPNRLFQHHQFQVILKPAPKNVQELYLESLRKIGVDPMEHDLRFVEDDWESPTLGAWGLGWEVWCDGMEVTQFTYFQQCGGFDCKPVAAELTYGLERLCMYLQNVENVFDIEWVKGVKYREVFHPNEVEMSKYALHESDPQMLFALFDAYEKECKRLIERQLPLPAYDYALKCSHAFNLLDARGAISVTERANFIKRVRDNARLCAEGYLQMRERLGYPLLKTPWTVGAQPPVLEGKPASDYWKTVQLNKPVEKKEKAEVARGA, encoded by the coding sequence ATGTACTTTCAGGACCTCATCTTCACGCTCCAGAAGCACTGGGCCGACCTGGGCTGCATCAACACCCAGCCCTATGACCTCGAGGTCGGCGCGGGCACCATGGCCCCGTACACCTTCCTGCGCGCCCTCGGTCCGGAGCCCTGGAACGTGGCCTACGTCCAGCCGTCGCGGCGTCCCGCCGACGGCCGCTTCGGTGAGAACCCCAACCGCCTGTTCCAGCACCACCAGTTCCAGGTCATCCTCAAGCCCGCGCCGAAGAACGTCCAGGAGCTGTACCTGGAGTCGCTGCGCAAGATTGGCGTCGACCCCATGGAGCACGACCTGCGCTTCGTGGAGGACGACTGGGAGTCGCCCACGCTCGGCGCCTGGGGCCTGGGCTGGGAGGTGTGGTGTGACGGGATGGAGGTGACGCAGTTCACCTACTTCCAGCAGTGCGGCGGCTTCGACTGCAAGCCCGTCGCCGCGGAGCTCACCTACGGGCTCGAGCGGCTCTGCATGTACCTGCAGAACGTGGAGAACGTCTTCGACATCGAGTGGGTCAAGGGCGTGAAGTACCGCGAGGTCTTCCACCCCAACGAGGTGGAGATGAGCAAGTACGCGCTCCACGAGTCGGACCCGCAGATGCTCTTCGCGCTGTTCGACGCGTATGAGAAGGAGTGCAAGCGCCTCATCGAGCGCCAGCTCCCGCTGCCCGCGTACGACTACGCGCTGAAGTGCTCGCACGCGTTCAACCTGCTGGACGCGCGCGGCGCCATCTCCGTCACGGAGCGCGCCAACTTCATCAAGCGCGTGCGCGACAACGCGCGCCTGTGCGCGGAGGGCTACCTCCAGATGCGCGAGCGGCTGGGCTACCCGCTGCTGAAGACGCCGTGGACGGTGGGCGCGCAGCCCCCGGTGCTCGAGGGCAAGCCCGCCAGCGACTACTGGAAGACGGTGCAGCTGAACAAGCCCGTGGAGAAGAAGGAGAAGGCGGAGGTGGCCCGTGGCGCGTGA
- the glyS gene encoding glycine--tRNA ligase subunit beta, whose product MARDLLLEVGAEEIPASFIGPALEDLQRVLTERMAEARLKHGEVRVFGTPRRLAVWVKGVADAGEDVVKEVLGPSAKAAFDAQGKPTKAAEKFAEGLKLSVDQLGRATTAKGEYLSARVEEKGRPAADILQDALHTAVRGINFRKSMRWGDVDVAFARPVQWVVALLGGDVLPVVFGDVKSGRTTYGHRFLAPGAIELKAPADYEAALEKAHVVADVAKRRALLVERLGAAAKKSGGQLLEDASLVDQVTNLVELPSPVVGSFEPRHLDLPPEVLVQEMKSHQRYFSLVDAGGKLLPKFIAVSNTPVRDEQLSLRGYQRVLASRLADGRFFFDEDRKTPLADRVEKLGRVVWQGQLGTYLEKVERFRALAVWLAGQTGRAGEGATIERAATLAKADLVTGMVGEFPELQGVMGREYARASGEPDAVALAIYEHYLPRGAEDALPTQDGGAFIGIADRLDSLCGIFAIGKAPSGAADPFALRRACIAIIRLVLGRGYRFSLSAAVDEALRLLAPKIANAKRKAGEPAPREQVLEFFRGRLKALWGEQHRTDVVEAVLAAGFDDLVAAQKRLEALSLLVGRADFQPLAAAFKRVVNIVEKQGKDVKGGETNPQKLVDEPERHLHTAFTQARNTVAGLVKTDDFTGALREITGLKPAVDTFFDKVMVMAEDKDLRENRIRLLTEIGALFNQVADFSKIQAEVAAAA is encoded by the coding sequence GTGGCGCGTGACCTGCTCCTGGAAGTGGGCGCCGAGGAGATTCCGGCGTCGTTCATCGGCCCCGCGCTGGAGGACCTGCAGCGCGTGCTCACCGAGCGCATGGCCGAGGCCCGGCTGAAGCACGGCGAGGTCCGCGTCTTCGGCACCCCGCGCCGCCTGGCGGTGTGGGTGAAGGGCGTGGCGGACGCGGGCGAGGACGTGGTGAAGGAGGTGCTGGGGCCCAGCGCCAAGGCGGCCTTCGACGCGCAGGGCAAGCCCACCAAGGCGGCGGAGAAGTTCGCCGAGGGGCTCAAGCTGTCCGTGGACCAGCTGGGCCGCGCCACCACGGCCAAGGGCGAGTACCTGTCCGCGCGCGTGGAGGAGAAGGGCCGCCCCGCGGCGGACATCCTCCAGGACGCGCTGCACACGGCGGTGCGCGGCATCAACTTCCGCAAGTCCATGCGCTGGGGTGACGTGGACGTGGCCTTCGCGCGCCCGGTGCAGTGGGTGGTGGCCCTGCTGGGCGGCGACGTGCTGCCCGTCGTCTTCGGAGACGTGAAGAGCGGCCGCACCACCTACGGCCACCGCTTCCTCGCGCCCGGGGCCATCGAGCTGAAGGCGCCCGCGGACTACGAGGCCGCGCTGGAGAAGGCGCACGTCGTCGCGGACGTGGCGAAGCGCCGGGCCCTGCTGGTGGAGCGGCTGGGCGCGGCGGCGAAGAAGTCGGGCGGCCAGCTGCTGGAGGACGCGTCGCTGGTGGACCAGGTGACGAACCTGGTGGAGCTGCCCAGCCCGGTGGTGGGCTCCTTCGAGCCGCGCCACCTGGACCTGCCCCCGGAGGTGCTGGTGCAGGAGATGAAGAGCCACCAGCGCTACTTCTCGCTGGTGGACGCCGGCGGGAAGCTGCTGCCGAAGTTCATCGCCGTGTCCAACACGCCGGTGCGCGACGAGCAGCTCAGCCTGCGCGGCTACCAGCGCGTGCTGGCCTCGCGCCTTGCGGACGGCCGCTTCTTCTTCGACGAGGACCGGAAGACGCCGCTCGCCGACCGCGTGGAGAAGCTGGGCCGCGTGGTGTGGCAGGGCCAGCTGGGCACCTATCTGGAGAAGGTGGAGCGCTTCCGCGCGCTGGCCGTGTGGCTGGCCGGCCAGACGGGCCGGGCGGGGGAGGGCGCCACCATCGAGCGCGCCGCCACCCTGGCGAAGGCGGACCTCGTCACCGGCATGGTGGGCGAGTTCCCCGAGCTGCAGGGCGTCATGGGCCGCGAGTACGCGCGGGCCAGCGGCGAGCCGGACGCGGTGGCCCTGGCCATCTACGAGCACTACCTGCCGCGCGGCGCCGAGGACGCGCTGCCCACGCAGGACGGGGGCGCGTTCATCGGCATCGCGGACCGGCTGGACTCGCTGTGCGGCATCTTCGCCATCGGCAAGGCGCCCAGCGGCGCGGCGGACCCGTTCGCCCTGCGGCGCGCGTGCATCGCCATCATCCGCCTGGTGCTGGGCCGCGGCTACCGCTTCAGCCTGTCCGCCGCGGTGGACGAGGCCCTGCGGCTGCTCGCGCCGAAGATTGCCAACGCCAAGCGCAAGGCCGGCGAGCCGGCCCCGCGCGAGCAGGTGCTGGAGTTCTTCCGCGGCCGCCTCAAGGCGCTGTGGGGAGAGCAGCACCGCACGGACGTGGTGGAGGCGGTGCTGGCCGCCGGCTTCGACGACCTGGTGGCCGCGCAGAAGCGCCTGGAGGCGCTCAGCCTCCTCGTCGGCCGGGCGGACTTCCAGCCCCTGGCGGCGGCCTTCAAGCGCGTGGTCAACATCGTGGAGAAGCAGGGCAAGGACGTGAAGGGCGGGGAGACGAACCCGCAGAAGCTGGTGGACGAGCCGGAGCGCCACCTGCACACCGCCTTCACCCAGGCCCGCAACACGGTGGCCGGGCTGGTGAAGACGGACGACTTCACCGGCGCCCTGCGTGAAATCACCGGCCTCAAGCCCGCCGTGGACACCTTCTTCGACAAGGTGATGGTGATGGCCGAGGACAAGGACCTGCGGGAGAACCGCATCCGGCTCCTCACGGAGATTGGCGCCCTGTTCAACCAGGTGGCTGATTTCTCGAAGATCCAGGCGGAAGTCGCCGCGGCGGCCTGA
- a CDS encoding YncE family protein: MRAYLLTAALLLVSCDTDPEQRPPPSTRLVYPSGLAFWRPESGPSTNGYLYVASANFDKCYDSGSVMALDLDALGVRPFGEAFTEPDSPDRVVPSIENLGIGSTSFVQIESFAGEMALWSPPGRTPRLFVASRAEGSFLHAIDVGTDGTSLSCVQGGARDCRTNALSLLDVPGAADGFPSAPGPQGISVDRNDPEASLWVTHSELVGPAESADEAEFQSYLVSLPASNPSRDALGTGNFVALGSESRLAGVAHATAIGSRYIYASGRNSSSAQLGARAARFILRLVDRRAPEVVLETNLELEYFVREARGVAVVPSAIREVANPQNPAAPFTVVDERLYLLARGPDTLLVLDVVNAGGTAPGAGDAPSVRIVSALPLPEGASELEVIRRAAGRGNLVAVTGSGDEAVSIFDEEVGQLVAQVPVGVNDPNQPSQPFGLTADVRGNAARLFASTFGDGRVAVIDIPDLERPQNARLVARLGAQQLRDPRQGTSVCQETSP, translated from the coding sequence ATGCGCGCCTACCTTCTCACCGCCGCGCTGCTGCTCGTGTCGTGCGATACCGACCCCGAGCAGCGGCCTCCGCCGTCCACCCGCCTCGTCTACCCGAGTGGCCTCGCCTTCTGGCGTCCCGAGAGTGGCCCGTCCACCAACGGCTACCTGTACGTGGCGAGCGCCAACTTCGACAAGTGCTACGACTCCGGCTCCGTGATGGCGCTGGACCTGGACGCGCTGGGCGTGCGTCCCTTCGGTGAGGCCTTCACCGAGCCGGACTCCCCGGACCGGGTGGTGCCCTCCATCGAGAACCTGGGCATCGGCTCGACGTCGTTCGTGCAGATAGAGAGCTTCGCGGGCGAGATGGCGCTCTGGAGTCCGCCAGGCCGCACGCCGCGCCTGTTCGTCGCCTCGCGGGCGGAGGGCAGCTTCCTGCACGCCATCGACGTGGGCACGGACGGCACCAGCCTGAGCTGCGTGCAGGGCGGTGCGCGTGACTGCCGCACCAACGCCCTGTCCCTGCTCGACGTCCCGGGCGCGGCCGACGGGTTTCCCTCGGCCCCGGGCCCCCAGGGCATCAGCGTGGACCGGAACGACCCCGAGGCCTCCCTCTGGGTGACGCACTCGGAGCTGGTCGGCCCCGCGGAGTCGGCCGACGAGGCCGAGTTCCAGTCCTACCTCGTCTCGCTCCCGGCCTCGAACCCCAGCCGGGACGCGCTGGGCACGGGCAACTTCGTGGCGCTGGGCTCCGAGTCCCGGCTGGCCGGCGTCGCGCACGCCACGGCCATCGGCAGCCGGTACATCTACGCCTCCGGCCGCAACTCCTCCTCCGCCCAGCTGGGCGCCCGGGCCGCGCGCTTCATCCTGCGGCTGGTGGACCGGAGGGCGCCCGAGGTCGTCCTGGAGACGAACCTCGAGTTGGAGTACTTCGTGCGCGAGGCGCGCGGCGTCGCGGTGGTGCCGTCCGCCATCCGCGAGGTGGCGAACCCGCAGAACCCCGCCGCGCCCTTCACCGTCGTGGACGAGCGCCTCTACCTGCTGGCGCGCGGGCCGGACACGCTGCTGGTCCTGGACGTGGTGAACGCGGGCGGCACGGCGCCCGGGGCCGGGGACGCGCCGAGCGTCCGCATCGTCTCCGCGCTGCCCCTGCCAGAGGGCGCCAGCGAGCTGGAGGTCATCCGCCGGGCCGCGGGCCGTGGCAACCTGGTGGCGGTGACGGGCAGCGGCGACGAGGCCGTGTCCATCTTCGACGAGGAGGTGGGCCAGCTCGTCGCGCAGGTCCCGGTGGGCGTGAATGACCCGAACCAGCCCAGCCAGCCCTTCGGCCTGACGGCGGACGTGCGGGGCAACGCCGCCCGCCTCTTCGCCAGCACCTTCGGTGACGGCCGTGTCGCCGTCATCGACATTCCCGACCTCGAGCGGCCGCAGAACGCGCGGCTGGTGGCACGGCTCGGCGCCCAGCAGCTGCGCGACCCGCGCCAGGGCACCAGCGTGTGCCAGGAGACCTCCCCTTGA
- a CDS encoding FHA domain-containing protein, giving the protein MIDQNSRPARKVGIADHLWEAYEEMAQQMGSDRDALINQALFMFARLNGFIEVKARSEGPVAVAPAAASRPAPVAAAPAPARAAAPPVLAPAPAPKPDPTPQPVRGGGRGAAPANEDRASANGLDNDPVRREVAERVLETAAELERLIKGKNEPPPPNDDMVDEEEEPLPDAEEPAMEDEEQAEPEEEEEAADEVAEEEEAGALYLVTESGDQERIIKERFVIGRGKHCDFVINSGKVSREHAVIVHEGNDWIIEDLGSSNGTWYNKQRIKRRKIEDGDEYFICSEKIRLVVS; this is encoded by the coding sequence ATGATCGATCAGAACTCCCGCCCCGCCCGCAAGGTCGGCATCGCCGACCACCTGTGGGAGGCGTACGAAGAGATGGCCCAGCAGATGGGCTCGGATCGCGATGCGCTGATCAACCAGGCGCTCTTCATGTTCGCGCGCCTCAACGGCTTCATCGAGGTGAAGGCCCGCTCCGAGGGGCCCGTGGCCGTGGCCCCTGCCGCCGCGTCGCGTCCGGCGCCTGTCGCCGCCGCGCCCGCGCCGGCCCGTGCGGCGGCGCCCCCGGTGCTGGCGCCCGCGCCCGCCCCCAAGCCCGACCCCACGCCGCAGCCGGTCCGCGGCGGCGGCCGGGGCGCCGCTCCCGCCAACGAGGACCGCGCCTCCGCCAACGGCCTGGACAACGACCCGGTGCGCCGCGAGGTCGCCGAGCGCGTCCTGGAGACGGCCGCGGAGCTCGAGCGCCTCATCAAGGGCAAGAACGAGCCGCCTCCTCCCAACGACGACATGGTCGACGAGGAGGAGGAGCCGCTGCCCGACGCCGAGGAACCGGCGATGGAGGACGAGGAGCAGGCCGAGCCCGAGGAGGAGGAGGAGGCCGCGGACGAGGTCGCCGAGGAGGAAGAGGCCGGCGCCCTGTACCTCGTCACCGAGTCGGGTGACCAGGAGCGCATCATCAAGGAGCGCTTCGTCATCGGCCGTGGCAAGCACTGCGACTTCGTCATCAACTCCGGCAAGGTGTCCCGCGAGCACGCCGTCATCGTCCACGAGGGGAATGACTGGATCATCGAGGACCTCGGCTCGTCCAACGGCACCTGGTACAACAAGCAGCGCATCAAGCGCCGGAAGATCGAAGACGGGGACGAGTACTTCATCTGCAGCGAGAAGATCCGCCTCGTCGTCAGCTAG
- a CDS encoding A24 family peptidase → MTPVQIALWTVLGVALVISVVTDVMRREILDVVTYPLMAVALGVRLATEGVGDLETGLVSGLVSGAGLAALLLPAAFRGRMGWGDVKLMGGVGAVMGFPAVLAAAAFISLVGALQAVVTLLWQGAVWDTLAAATRRWAARVHLARADAQPEARRHIPYGVAIALGTFWALWWQHGSMS, encoded by the coding sequence ATGACGCCTGTTCAGATCGCGCTGTGGACGGTCCTTGGAGTAGCCCTGGTGATCTCGGTGGTGACGGACGTTATGCGCCGGGAGATCCTGGACGTGGTCACCTACCCGCTGATGGCGGTGGCGCTGGGCGTGCGCCTGGCCACGGAGGGCGTCGGAGATTTGGAGACCGGCCTCGTCAGCGGGCTGGTGTCGGGGGCGGGCCTGGCGGCGCTGCTGTTGCCAGCGGCGTTCCGGGGGCGGATGGGGTGGGGGGACGTGAAGCTGATGGGCGGAGTGGGCGCCGTCATGGGGTTTCCGGCGGTGCTGGCGGCCGCGGCGTTCATCTCTCTGGTGGGTGCGCTCCAGGCCGTGGTGACGCTGCTCTGGCAGGGCGCGGTGTGGGACACACTGGCGGCGGCGACAAGACGTTGGGCGGCGCGGGTGCATCTGGCGCGGGCGGACGCGCAGCCAGAGGCCCGGCGCCACATCCCCTACGGGGTGGCCATCGCGCTCGGAACCTTCTGGGCGCTGTGGTGGCAGCACGGCAGCATGAGTTAG